Proteins encoded within one genomic window of Verrucomicrobiota bacterium:
- a CDS encoding DUF2760 domain-containing protein, giving the protein MENLQQAPPSLFARLGTAFACFGRALSNPEFCRKVTPLLGAAPPAPVKPAEPPPERVHASGLLVLAMLQREGRFVDFLQEDVAAFADADVGAAARVVHAGCRKALAQCLTLEPALKDAEGATITVPAGFDAQRIRLTGNVAGQPPFRGALKHHGWVATSVRLPAVSESLDPRILAPAEVELA; this is encoded by the coding sequence ATGGAGAACCTACAGCAAGCACCACCATCGTTGTTTGCGCGGCTCGGCACGGCGTTCGCCTGCTTTGGCCGCGCGTTGAGTAATCCGGAGTTTTGCCGGAAGGTCACGCCGTTGCTGGGCGCCGCGCCGCCCGCGCCGGTCAAGCCCGCCGAGCCGCCGCCGGAGCGCGTGCATGCCTCCGGGCTGCTGGTGCTGGCCATGTTGCAGCGCGAGGGCCGGTTCGTGGACTTTCTGCAAGAGGACGTGGCCGCCTTCGCCGATGCGGACGTCGGGGCGGCGGCGCGCGTGGTACACGCCGGTTGCCGCAAGGCGCTGGCGCAATGCCTGACGCTGGAGCCCGCGCTGAAGGACGCGGAAGGCGCGACCATCACGGTCCCGGCCGGGTTTGACGCGCAGCGCATCCGGCTGACGGGCAACGTGGCCGGGCAACCGCCGTTCCGCGGTGCGTTGAAGCATCATGGCTGGGTGGCCACGTCGGTGCGGTTGCCGGCGGTCTCCGAGTCGCTCGATCCCCGCATCCTTGCGCCCGCTGAAGTTGAACTTGCCTAG
- a CDS encoding Hsp70 family protein, protein MPRYAIGIDLGTTNCAVSYFDLDANQSRGREQTMLAIPQVTAPGTVEERPLLPSFLYLPNAQEFPAGSLGLPWDKKRGDVVVGEFARNHGSKVPMRLVSSAKSWLCHAGVDRQSAILPWQAPAEVQRISPLEASARYLSHLRETWDRQHKDAALAEQEVLLTVPASFDAAARDLTLKAAQEAGLPNVTLLEEPQAALYAWCEAMGESFRKHVQTGEVILVVDVGGGTTDFSLIAVTEQDGEVQLTRVAVGDHILLGGDNMDLALAYAVNQRLTAEGRKLDAWQFNALTFACRQAKEQMYADPKLKKAALTIPGRGSSLIGGTIKAELSREELDRLLTDGFFPKTVVTDLPQTARRTGLAQMALPYAQDAAVTRHLAAFLSRQARALATAQDAPVKVAGQAFVHPTAVLFNGGVLKASPLKERILEVINAWLKADGGKPAKELEGAELDLAVARGAAYYGWVRQGHGLRIRGGTARAYYVGIESAMPAVPGMEPPVKALCIAPFGMEEGTQAEVPPQEFGLVVGEPTRFRFFSSSLRRDDRVGALLDDVAGNEEFEEVSPIETTLTAKPGNEGKLVPVNLRAAVTELGTLELRCIEKGGKGSWKLELNVRMKE, encoded by the coding sequence ATGCCACGTTATGCCATCGGTATTGATCTGGGCACCACGAATTGTGCGGTGTCTTACTTTGACCTCGACGCCAACCAGTCGCGCGGGCGGGAGCAGACGATGCTGGCCATCCCGCAGGTGACCGCCCCCGGCACGGTGGAGGAGCGGCCGCTGCTGCCCTCGTTCCTGTATCTGCCCAACGCGCAGGAGTTCCCGGCGGGCAGCCTCGGGTTGCCCTGGGATAAGAAGCGCGGCGACGTGGTGGTGGGGGAGTTTGCCCGCAACCACGGGAGCAAGGTGCCGATGCGGCTGGTGTCCTCGGCGAAAAGCTGGCTGTGCCATGCCGGGGTGGACCGGCAGAGCGCGATCCTGCCCTGGCAGGCGCCCGCCGAGGTGCAACGGATTTCGCCGCTGGAGGCCTCCGCGCGGTATCTCAGCCATTTGCGCGAGACGTGGGATCGCCAGCACAAGGACGCCGCCCTGGCGGAGCAGGAGGTGCTGCTGACGGTGCCCGCGTCGTTCGATGCCGCCGCGCGCGATCTGACGCTGAAGGCGGCGCAGGAGGCCGGCCTGCCGAACGTCACGCTGTTGGAGGAACCGCAGGCCGCGCTCTACGCCTGGTGCGAGGCCATGGGCGAGAGCTTCCGCAAACACGTGCAAACCGGCGAGGTCATCCTGGTGGTGGACGTCGGGGGCGGCACGACGGATTTCTCCCTGATTGCGGTGACGGAGCAGGACGGCGAGGTGCAGTTGACGCGCGTGGCGGTGGGGGATCACATCCTGCTCGGCGGCGATAACATGGACCTGGCGCTGGCGTACGCCGTGAACCAGCGGCTGACCGCCGAGGGCAGGAAGCTGGATGCCTGGCAGTTCAACGCGCTCACGTTTGCCTGCCGCCAGGCGAAGGAGCAGATGTATGCCGATCCCAAGTTGAAAAAGGCGGCGCTGACGATTCCCGGACGCGGCTCGTCCCTGATCGGCGGCACGATCAAGGCGGAACTGTCCCGCGAAGAGTTGGACCGCCTCCTCACGGATGGCTTCTTCCCCAAAACGGTCGTCACGGATTTGCCGCAGACCGCCCGCCGCACCGGCCTGGCGCAGATGGCGCTGCCGTATGCGCAGGACGCCGCCGTCACGCGGCACCTCGCCGCGTTCCTGAGCCGGCAGGCGCGCGCGCTGGCCACAGCGCAGGATGCGCCGGTGAAAGTCGCCGGGCAGGCGTTTGTGCATCCCACCGCCGTGCTGTTCAACGGCGGCGTGCTCAAGGCGTCGCCGCTCAAGGAGCGGATTCTGGAAGTCATCAACGCCTGGCTCAAGGCCGATGGCGGCAAGCCCGCCAAGGAATTGGAAGGCGCGGAACTCGATCTGGCGGTGGCGCGCGGCGCGGCCTATTACGGCTGGGTGCGCCAGGGGCACGGGCTGCGCATTCGCGGCGGCACGGCCCGCGCGTATTACGTCGGCATTGAATCCGCGATGCCTGCGGTTCCCGGCATGGAGCCGCCGGTCAAAGCCCTGTGCATCGCCCCGTTTGGCATGGAGGAAGGCACGCAGGCCGAAGTGCCGCCCCAGGAGTTTGGGCTGGTGGTGGGCGAACCCACGCGGTTCCGCTTCTTCTCCAGCTCCCTCCGGCGCGATGACCGCGTCGGCGCGCTGCTCGACGACGTGGCGGGCAACGAGGAATTCGAGGAAGTGTCGCCCATCGAAACCACCCTCACCGCCAAACCAGGCAACGAGGGCAAGCTGGTGCCGGTCAACCTGCGGGCCGCCGTGACGGAACTGGGCACGCTGGAACTCCGCTGCATTGAAAAAGGCGGCAAGGGCAGTT